Below is a genomic region from Schistocerca americana isolate TAMUIC-IGC-003095 chromosome 1, iqSchAmer2.1, whole genome shotgun sequence.
ATCTGAAGAGTAAATATATAGGAATGCTGATGTCACTTATTAGTGTGTAATAAAGGCAGTTGGAGGACTGAAAAGAAGTGTAGCATTCAAAGAAAATAATCTTCACATAAGaaaaaagtagtaagtgaatagtATTATGTTAAGGAGAAAAATATTGGAAAGCATTGATCCCTTGCACTGTCTTAATCACTGTACTCAGTGCGTACATGCAGTGAGAGCATATCACCTGTGAAGCTTTTGATGGTTATTAGTCAGTCAAGATACACTCTGTAGCAAGGTGTGCACTTCATTTTTGCACTAAATTTGCTGTTCAGTACTTACCTATGTGCAGGACCTCCTCATAAATTTGACCCACTACCGCCTTGCAGCATTCACACAGTCAAACATTGAATCTCTACAGCTGTCCCTTGTTTACCTGAATTAAATTTGTTGTAGTGAATTAACTAATTCTAAAAATATCTGGCTTGCCATTGATATCATGTATGACTACGCAGATGCAACACCCTCTCCTACTTTCTTGCTTTCACCCCtttctctcccaatccgaaacctctgtcctatccaaaggcctcaccttcagccccactcccagattcaaccaaacagcccttgtcaaagatttactgtcctacactcatactctctgctggaaatatcactttgccacgaagaaaaatgatcctaatcctactcctaatgatccaactccccaagacaccatccaaattgaaccctgcctggaacagttccgtcctccgtcgcagcgggacccatctcctcttcctcaaaatcaccccctccaaaccttccaggaatttctgacttccagccttgcatctcaatccttcttaaaaaaccttaatcctactcccaacatcaccactgctgaagcccaggctatccgtgatctgaaggctgaccgatccatcgtcattcttattcttccggcggacaagggttccacgaccgtggtacttgatcgtcgggagtatgtggctgagggactgcgtcagctttcagacaacaccacatacaaagtttgccaaggtaaccccattcccaatgtccaggcggagcttcaaggaatcctcagaaccttaggccccctgcaaaacctttcacctaactccatcaacctcctgaccccaccgacaccctgcacccctaccttctaccttcttcctaaaatccacaaacccaatcatcccggccgccccattgtagctgtttaccaagcccccacagaatgtatctctgcctacgtatatcaacaccttcaacccattacatgcagtctcccatccttcatcaaagacaccaaccactttctcgaacgcctggaatccttacccaatgtgttacccctggaaaccatccttgtaaccattgatgccacttccttatacacaaatattccacacgtccagggcctcgctgtgatggagcatttcctttcacgccaatcacctgccaccctacctaaaacctctttcctcatcaccttagccagcttcatcctgacccacaacttcttcacttttgaaggccagacataccaacaattaaagggaacagccatgggtaccaggatggccccctcgtatgccaacctattcatgggttgcttagagggagccttcttggttacccaggcctgccaacccaaagtttggtacagatttattgatgacatcttcaagatctggactcacagtgaagaagaactccagaatttcctctccaacctcaactcctttggttccatcagattcacctggtcctactccaaatcccttgccactttccttgacgttgacctccacctgtccaatggccagcttcacacgtccgtccacatcaaacccaccaacaagcaacactacctccattatgacagctgccacccattccacatcaaacagtcccttccctacagcctaggtcttcgtggcaaacgaatctgctccagtctggaatccctgaaccattacaccaacaacctgacaacagctttcgcatcccgcaactaccctcccaacctggtacagaagcatatAACcacagccacttcctcatcccctcaaacccagaatcccccacagaagaaccacaaaagtgccccacttgtgacaggatactttccgggactggaccatactctgaatgtggctctccagcagggatacgacttcctcaaatcctgccctgaaatgagatccatccttcatgaaaccctccccactccaccaagagtgtctttccgccgtccacctaacctttgtaacctgttagttcatccctatgaaatccccaaaccaccttccctaccctctggctcctatccttgtaaccgcccccggtgtaaaacctgtcccatgcaccctcccaccaccacctactccagtcctgtaacctggaaggtgtacacgatcaaaggcagagccacatgtgaaagcacccacgtgatttaccaactgacctgcctacactgtgatgcattctatgtgggaatgaccagcaacaaactgtccattcgcatggatggacacaggcagacagtgtttgttggtaatgaggatcaccctgtggctaaacatgccttggtgcacggccagcacatcttggcacagtgttacaccgtccgggttatctggatacttcccaccaacaccaacctatccgaactccggagatgggaacttgctcttcaatatatcatctcttcccgttacccaccaggcctcaatctccgccaatttcaagttgccgccactcatacctcacctgtcattcaacaacatctttgcctctgcacttctgcctcgactgacatctctgcccaaactcttggtctttaaatatgtctgcttgtgtctgtatatgtgtggatggatatgtgtgtgtgtgtgtgtgtgtgtgtgtgtgtgtgtgtgtgtgtgtgcgcgagtgtatacccatcctttttccccctaaggtaagtctttccgctcccgggattggaatgactcttaccctctcccttaaaacccacttcctttcgtctttccctctccttccctctttcctgatgaggcaacagttcgttgcgaaagcttgaattttgtgtgtatgtatgtgtctgcttgtgcttctatcgacctgccagcactttcgtatggtaagtcacattatctttgtttttaaatatatcatCTTATaattgtatctaaaaacaaaggtgatgtgacttaccaaacgaaagcactggcacgtcgatagacacacaaacaaacacaaacatacacacaaaattcaagctttcgcaacaaactgttgcctcatcaggaaagagggaaggagggggaaaggcgaaaggaagtgggttttaagggagagggtaaggagtcattccaatcccgggagcagaaagacttaccttagggggaaaaaggacgggtatacacttgcgcacacacacacatatccatccacacatatacagacacaagcagacatctttaaatatgtctgcttgtgtctgtatatgtgtggatggatatgtgtggatggatatgtgtggatggatatatgtgtgtgtgtgtgtgtgtgtgtgtgtgtgtgtgtgtgtgtgtgtgtgcgcgcgagtgtatacccatcctttttccccctaaggtaagtctttctgctcccgggattggaatgactccttaccctctcccttaaaacccacttcctttcgtctttctctctccttccctctttcctgatgaggcaacagtttgttgcgaaagcttgaattttgtgtgtatgtttgtgtttgtttgtgtgtctatcgacgtcccagcgctttcgtttggtaagtcacatcacatttgtttttagatatatttttcccatgtggaatgtttccctctattaattcatcttATAATTGGGTAGATATGATAATTTTCCTATTGATCTCCCATGTAAAAAACAAAATCATTATTTTAAAAAGGTACAAAATGCAATTGCTCACTTGTAACTGATTACTGTGTATTGATAGTCGTGTGTAATAGCTCAGGAGggaggggtggcggggggggggggggggggggggagggggcgggggggggggggggagagagagagagagagagagagagagagagagagagagagagagagagagagagagagagagagagagaagcagaggAAATGTATTCTATGTTGGCAGAAAGCAATGGGCTGGATagtaaactttgtatgtggtgttgtctgaaagctgacgcagtccctcagccacatactcccgacgatcaagtaccacggtcgtggaacccttgtccgccggaagaataagaatgacgatggatcggtcagccttcagatcacggatagcctgggcttcagcagtggtgatgttgggagtaggattaaggttttttaagaaggattgagatgcaaggctggaagtcagaaattcctggaaggtttggagggggtgattttgaggaagaggagatgggtcccgctgcgacggaggacggaactgttccaggcagggttcaatttggatggtgtcttggggagttggatcattaggagtaggattaggatcatttttcttcatggcaaagtgatatttccagcagagagtatgagtgtaggacagtaaatctttgacaagggctgtttggttgaatctgggagtggggctgaaggtgaggcctttggataggacagaggtttcggattgggagagaggtttggagggaaGGTTAaccactgaattagggtgttgtggttccagattgtgttgattggaattttgaggttttggagggagtggagctggaagtgggagattgagtagatgggagagactgggtatgtgtgcaatgagaggaggttgaggtttgctggaaaggttgtgaagggtgagtgacttgcctttccggaggtgggaaaccaggagattggatagttttttgaggtggagggtggcatactgtttaatttacggttggcctcgctgcgatggagcatttcctttcacgccgatcacctgccaccctacctaaaacctctttcctcatcaccttagccagcttcatcctgacccacaacttcttcacttttgaaggccagacataccaacaattatagggaacagccatgggtaccaggatgggccCCTTGTACGCCAATCTATTCATGGGTTGGTtacaggaagccttcttggttacccaggcctgccaacccaaagtttggtacagatttattgatgacatcttcaagatctggactcacagtgaagaagaactccagaatttcctctccaacctcaactcctttggttccatcagattcacctggtcctactccaaatcccatgccactttccttgacgttgacctccacctgtccaatggccagctgcacgcgtccgtccacatcaaacccaccaacaagcaacactacattatgacagctgccacccattccacatcaaacggtcccttccctacagcctaggtcttcgtggcaaacgaatctgctccagtccggaatccctgaaccattacaccaacaacctgacaaccgctttcgcatcccgcaactaccctcccgacctggtacagaagcaaataaccacagccacttcctcatcccctcaaacccagaatcccccacagaagaaccacaaaagtgccccacttgtgacaggatactttccgggactggaccatactctgaatgtggctctccagcagggatactacttcctcaaatcctgcactgaaatgagatccatccttcatgaaattctccccactccaccaagagtgtctttccgccatccacctaacctttgtaacctgttagttcatccctatgaaatccccaaaccaccttccctaccctctggctcctatccttgtaaccgcccccggtgtaaaacctgtcccatgcaccctcccaccaccacctactccagtcctgtaacccggaaggtgtacacgatcaaaggcagagccacatgtgaaagcacccacgtgatttaccaactgacctgcctacactgtgatgcattctatgtgggaatgaccagcaacaaactgtccattcgcatgaacggacacaggcagacagtgtttgttggtaatgaggatcaccctgtggctaaacatgccttggtgcacggccagcacatcttggcacagtgttacaccgtccgggttatctggatacttcccaccaacaccaacctatccgaactccggagatgggaacttgctcttcaatatatcatctcttcccgttacccaccaggcctcaatctccgctaatttcaagttgccgccactcatacctcacctgtcattcaacatcatctttgcctctgcacttccgcctcgactgcccaaactctttgtctttaaatatgtctgcttgtgtctgtatatgtgtggatggatatgtgtgtgtgtgcgcgcgagtgtatacccgtccttttttccccctaaggtaagtctttccgctcccaggattggaatgactccttaccctctcccttaaaacccacttcctttcgtctttccctctccttccctctttcctgatgaggcaacagtttgttgcgaaagcttgaattttgtgtgaatgtatgtctgtgtctgtttgtgtttctatcgacctgccagcgctttcgtttggtaagtcacatcatctttgtttttaaatatatttttcccgcttggaatgtttccctctattatattgatatcaattATAAGGTGACCCTGATATGAGAcaactcccccccgccccccccccccccccccggccccccttTTTTTTAAGACTCCTCGAGAAAAACTCATTTTcaacatattctgactaatcaaaattacaaactgtttattgATAAATTAAAAGAGTTAACAATATACCTGTTTGAAACATATGTCTTATATCAACTGTCAATAGTCTGATACCACAAGGAAGAACAAAATAAACATCCTTTTGTTGCTTACTATTAAGCCAGTCATCACCACTTTTAATCATAATCACtagtatcattatcatcatcatcatcttcatctgtaATTGCATGTTGCCAATAGGATGAGTTTCACCAAGCCAATGGGAAGCGGgaaaaaaggcagtgtatttctaTATAAgagcagcattgaaatttgcagtctTGGCTGACAcatatatttggctgtttcttcaaAATATGTCATGATCGCTGAGGTTGTGGTTAGGGCAGGAACTAATAGTACAGGTTAAACTGCTGCAAGTGAAATGGgcattaataaaatttatattcgTGGTTGTCATAGATATTTGactgtttcttctgaatatgttgcaATGTCTGTGGTTGTGTTGATGGTGGGacctgagaacacagctgttttCTCCAAATGCATAGGGATTTCACTTCTATATCGACATGAAAATGTGACAATATTCCTTCACCTCCTGCATCCAAACAAGTCATCTGTCCACTGCTCTCTCACTGGCTGTGTAGAATCAGCATTGACGCATCCCCTTTCATTCCCATCATACATCACAGCGAGCGTTGAGAACATTGCTGCACAAAACACATAAGTATGCCACTGGCCATGATCTAGAGTTACAGTATTCTGCTGAAATGTGTACTATCGTCGAGTATTTGTTTCATTTTGAAGTAAATTCAGTTCTGACTATGAATGGATTCAAGCAAATAGCCATTTAACTgtggcagacatttgtaaaaagcCAAAGTACAGAGTACACTTTACCATGATTGGCAAAATGATGACACATGTTGTCCACTCACCGCTCAACTCCTCAGATTAGTTCTAGTCCTTGGCAAAGCTGGAGTCACTATTCCCTCTCCCAAATTCTTCAAAGTAAATCTGCACATGATCTCAACTGCCAAAGCTTCATCTGCAAATAAATGTATGatgccacccccccaccccccccatatTGCATTgttagacagacagacactgacctCAGCAACAATAGTTTAAGCTGCTAACGTAACAAGTTGGTTAATGAATTTGGGGAAAAACTTCGTCTTTTAATCTGGTAAATAGTAATCATTGTAAAGAACTCACTGGTTTCtacattattgtgtgtgtgtgtgtgtgtgtgtgtgtgtgtgtgtgtgtgtgtgtgtgtgagagagagagagagagagagagagagagagagagagagcaaattcTCTTGGTAATATTAAGAGAGACAGCAGTAATTGAATGTTTCTGTTTGTAAGTGAAGAAGCAACAAATATAGGGCAAGAGGtaattcatatttatacttttcTGTCATTTCCCATTTGGCAGACCAgcattaaaaaaactgaaaacaagtaTTGATGACAAATGTATCAGCATCAAATCAGTCTGCAAAAGTCTCTGAGTCTGGCACTACATATGAGGAACATTCAACATGTTTAAAATCACAGTAATATTCTATATCAGCATatacaattattttcaaaattatgatTTATTTTCTGATAAATTAGGTAGGATTTTTGCCATTCCCCTGTTTAAGACAGTCGCTAATCTTTCAAGTGTTGTACTATCCAATTGCAGTTTTTCTTTCAATTTAGCACCCATATTTTCAGCTTCTGAATAACCGGCATCAGCACAGTAGCGGATGCAGACCTGAAAAACCATAACATATAAGTTGACTTTTATGAAATTACAAAGCATCAGAAATGGAATAATGTTTAAAGAAGTTACTCACAACTGCTTTTTCACTATTGTTGACTGCAATGCAAGCATCCAGAAGTTGGTTTAAAACTGTAACCTTTGGCAAGCCAACAATTTTGTGATGTTCCTTGTCAAGCTTGTCCAATACTGCAAATGCCTTTTCAATCTCTTGGCCATTCAGCAACAGAATAATGATGTTTCCAAGATTTTGCCCAGTCCAACTGTTTAGAAGTACACAACATACACGCCTTTTGACAAGTACATTAAAATACTTTCAACCTAAGTATTTCATAAAATCTGTATGTTACCTGAGTGCAGATTTAACATCAACTTTTTCTtgaaatttgttaaaaatttccCAAGCTACATCAGCAAACTGTAGAGCAGTTGGTGAATCCACTGGTGGTAAATTTCTGGCCATTGACTCTAAAAGATTGGATATCAATTTCTCCCTATCAGTGTGATCAAAAGTGACCATATCTGACCACACTCTTGGAAGATGATCAACCTGGCCACTTAAGTCAATGGCTTTAATCACCTcctgtacatacataaaaaaggaaAAGACATTTAGATAATATTTAAAAAACTTACAAAATACAAGGAGGATAACTTCTTTTAAATTAACTTATTTAAAGAACGATAACTTGGTGCCCCTGCTTCCAGTTTACCAAAGTGCATAATGCAGCTACCTAGCAATCAGTTACTTGCAGTTTTAGAAAGAACCTTCATCTTATACATTTAGATCTTCATTACCTAAAATACACCTCAGGTTGCCAGCTCATATGGGTGGAATTACTACATGTCATCTTAACGGCCCAAAAGAGTTGTGATCAACCAGTTAGTGTCACTAATTGCAGCTTCATGCCCTCATCTTCGCACAAAAACAGAAACTGTGTCACAATAGTGAAATTGTACAATGCAATAGAATGACACTTTATTTCATATCTGCCAATCTCTTGAATCTCCAAGCTCAGTCATGAATGTCAATGTGCCTTCACTGTCCCATTCATTTGCTTTTTTGGCTGAGAAGAGGCTCCTAGTTATTGCTTGAAGATTGAAATTTTATACAGTGCAAGTTTTATTTCActtcagaaaatattatttttgtatcagaaaattattccatagaaCTAAAGACAAGCAACAACTATCCACTATTGCACTATGAATAAGCTTATTGTTAGCCACAATGTGAAATAAGTCAGTCAGATACAAATATGGCACAACTATGAGACAGAAAATGTATAGTAAAACAACCTTTAAAAAACTTACAAGAcacagaaacaatataaaatacatGTAGTGATTGTGATACCacactaattattttttgttgcCAAGATTTTTACAACTGAGATTCAAGATATCTGGGAATAATTAAAAAGCACGTGTCTACTCAATCAAATccagcattttttttcttctggacatTATGATCTCAGTGTGTTTACAACCATAAAACACCAAAtgggttattattattgttattattattattattattattatcatcatactTCGTAGTTGGCGCTTTTCAATAACTGTTATACAGAAGAAATCACTGTTCAATAGCAGTAGTTGTGGATAGCTATAGATATAAATATTTGCCGAAATATGCTGTATTAATCATTTTCAAAACAGTAGATTAAAGAACCAGATCTAACACTGTCATTTAGCAAAATACACTGGCTTGAATCTTGACATAAAACAACAAAGATTAATTTACCTCCATAACACTTGGTTCTGGAATGTATATATGTGGAATTAGTTTATTGTAATATTCCATAAGGACATCTAGAGGCTCACTTACACACAGGAGAGCAAAAAAATGCCGACTGGAAGAAAATAAGAACACACTGTAAGACAATACAGCATAAAATCTGAAGACTTACAAAAGACTTATTTCTTAACATATTATAAAGTAGATGAATTATTATATTAGTTATTCATTGAACACCTGACCATTGGTAATATTTTAATAATGGTACTTACTAGTAGATTGACTCTTTATATGAGTCTCCAATCAGATCATAATTATTTCCTCTGTGCAGAAATTTATCCAACCTGTATGCCAGTTCTTTATCCTGAAGATGATTTCTGCAAACATCCATTGCAGTAACAAAGAAAAATGTGTCTTTGGGATGTGTAACTTTATATTCTTTATTTTCTATGTAGTTCATTATGTCTAAAAGAATGGAGCTCACAGGACCTCCTGAAAAGTTTGAAAAGAGACAATTCAATGAGTTACATAACACTTCAGAGTGAAATCAATgtacatatatataaatatatgtacacTTACTTTCCTTGCAGAATATcataagtaaataataataagatccTAAACTTGGTTCAATGTTTATCCTTCTGAACTCTGATAGTATTTGCAGAGCATATGTCTTACTGAGTTTCTGGGAACTCATACTACTAATAACCTCCAGAACGGcatttaatgtaccaacatttggCACAAGTTCCTGCTTTGACATTGCCGTCAGCAACTCCTGAAAATTAATGGTGAATTAATGTctgaatgaaataaacatttttgcCTTTACTATGAAACTATGTATTTTAGACAAAATTTAGAAACCTACACAAACCTAGCAGAAAATTCCTAGTTATTAAACAATAACAAACAAGTACTAAATTTTCCTGCTTAATTTTCAATATTGTGAAGCTAAATTGGTTTACTTTTTGAAACACATTTCTTACAAAACACGAAGAAAATGATTAGAACTATGCACATACATTTACTTGCTTCTGTCTGCAATAGTTACAATAACTACATAGCTACAGCAGCCAATGCTACATTAGATGAAAtcttagggggggagggggggggggggacattagaAAGACGCAATAATGTCATAACCCATAACTTAAAAATACTATTAaagattttacacattattttgatgTAAAGTCACTGAAAGCCATTTTCATTCCATTTACTGCAATCATCCTAGCAGAAGCACAGTTCAGGTGTATTATTACGTATGCTAAGTGCAGATTATGCAAACATATTTGGTGCACTACAAACTCATTGCCATTGGTTTCTTTGTTCAACTTGACAAAAGACACTATTGTTTTTCATGCACATAATTAATTAAACAGTGCAGATTAATTCAACTACCTGTTGCTGCCACTAGTGACGATTATGATTCTTGAGCACTAGCATACATGCACCATAAACATGCACTTAAGCCTATGGAGCAAAATCTATCAAAAGATGAACCTATTAAAAAGCTGTTACAGGGCTCAGCAGTTTCTGGCAGCCCATATACACTATCACTAAACAAATATGAGATGTTAACATGGATTTCAGAAACTTACTTCAATCAGCTTCCATCGCAATTCATTACTTTCTCGGAGAAAATTAGATACGCGGATGAGAGAATTGTATGCTTCAACTGTAAGTGGCATACTTTTCTGAAGCATTTCTTGATACAATTGCCAAGCCCTCTCTACCTGATAAAATCGGGTCATTCCCTGGATAAGAGCACAGTATGCAGAGGCATCTGGCGATTTCAAAGAGGTGAAGATTTTTTCAGCAAGACCATTATCTCTGAAATGAAATAATATTGTGATTCAATGATTATGTTTATTTATACAATGTATGAGCAATTTAGTTATCTTTTAACTTGAATTGTGCTTCAGTATTCTTACTTCCAAGTTTTTCTTAATCTTGCGTAACCTCGGGGACCTTGTCGAAACCAGTGTTCCTCAATCAGATCTTCTGCGTGAGCTTCTTCACAATTAAAAAAGCAGATTAACTCCAAAAAAGCTTGTTTTATACTGGCAGGAACATCtagaacaaaaaataataaaacagtcaaatgaaaCATTACCTTGAAGGTGGCTGTGAAGTCAGAGCCAGATAAAATCTGCTCGACATATACTCATCTGTTTTAGCTTTCTCATTATTTTCTGAACAGGTTTGTAGCTATCTTTCTGTGTTACACTGGGTGCAGTACATAATTGATTGTTTACCTGGAGCTGCCGTATACTTAACTGTGACATTTTGAACAAGCTTCAAATGGCTGATATAGAACTTGTGTTTGCATTACGAGGAATTTCTTTATAGACTATTCATAATATTAACAAGAAGAAGAAACTAGTCTCCATTCAGTACTTGAAGAGTGTAAcgagacatcctcctctagcattaatatcctcaacagtagttgttgatacaagtattatttttcaaattttggacacatcaatattatctcagttgcttttctgaaaactttcatacaattttatacacaGTGCGTTATATTTCTGGCTAAACtt
It encodes:
- the LOC124600920 gene encoding protein PTCD3 homolog, mitochondrial isoform X1, producing MNNFRKAHTFLRNIPNRSALETKLSTSACYKKEVVEFTIPKRIPRSSTDILRALANTVQQDVTAPHYKYHDDPYFIPMSNVGKRTFALAKESGRKAAKWVRAQHPEFFQHRVADPPIKDYFPLEVYTEESNVDTDTLKTLIEDCRVSDAITVYQLLENAGKVAEPHLQTQAGIQNDVPASIKQAFLELICFFNCEEAHAEDLIEEHWFRQGPRGYARLRKTWKDNGLAEKIFTSLKSPDASAYCALIQGMTRFYQVERAWQLYQEMLQKSMPLTVEAYNSLIRVSNFLRESNELRWKLIEELLTAMSKQELVPNVGTLNAVLEVISSMSSQKLSKTYALQILSEFRRINIEPSLGSYYYLLMIFCKERGPVSSILLDIMNYIENKEYKVTHPKDTFFFVTAMDVCRNHLQDKELAYRLDKFLHRGNNYDLIGDSYKESIYYRHFFALLCVSEPLDVLMEYYNKLIPHIYIPEPSVMEEVIKAIDLSGQVDHLPRVWSDMVTFDHTDREKLISNLLESMARNLPPVDSPTALQFADVAWEIFNKFQEKVDVKSALSWTGQNLGNIIILLLNGQEIEKAFAVLDKLDKEHHKIVGLPKVTVLNQLLDACIAVNNSEKAVVCIRYCADAGYSEAENMGAKLKEKLQLDSTTLERLATVLNRGMAKILPNLSENKS
- the LOC124600920 gene encoding protein PTCD3 homolog, mitochondrial isoform X2 gives rise to the protein MNNFRKAHTFLRNIPNRSALETKLSTSACYKKEVVEFTIPKRIPRSSTDILRALANTVQQDVTAPHYKYHDDPYFIPMSNVGKRTFALAKESGRKAAKWVRAQHPEFFQHRVADPPIKDYFPLEVYTEESNVDTDTLKTLIEDCRVSDAITVYQLLENAGKDVPASIKQAFLELICFFNCEEAHAEDLIEEHWFRQGPRGYARLRKTWKDNGLAEKIFTSLKSPDASAYCALIQGMTRFYQVERAWQLYQEMLQKSMPLTVEAYNSLIRVSNFLRESNELRWKLIEELLTAMSKQELVPNVGTLNAVLEVISSMSSQKLSKTYALQILSEFRRINIEPSLGSYYYLLMIFCKERGPVSSILLDIMNYIENKEYKVTHPKDTFFFVTAMDVCRNHLQDKELAYRLDKFLHRGNNYDLIGDSYKESIYYRHFFALLCVSEPLDVLMEYYNKLIPHIYIPEPSVMEEVIKAIDLSGQVDHLPRVWSDMVTFDHTDREKLISNLLESMARNLPPVDSPTALQFADVAWEIFNKFQEKVDVKSALSWTGQNLGNIIILLLNGQEIEKAFAVLDKLDKEHHKIVGLPKVTVLNQLLDACIAVNNSEKAVVCIRYCADAGYSEAENMGAKLKEKLQLDSTTLERLATVLNRGMAKILPNLSENKS